Proteins encoded in a region of the Altererythrobacter ishigakiensis genome:
- a CDS encoding cation diffusion facilitator family transporter: MSRGSLTRSAAYASIATALFLVVLKLWATWRTDSTAMLGSLADTALDLVASVATLIGVWIAAQPADHNHRFGHGKAEALAAVFQVMLITLSAGGIALRAITRLIEGGETAAAEEGIAVSVIAILATFALLAWQRHVIRKTASLAIKTDHLHYQSDLLLNLAVIAALVLDQYAGFGAADPLMGLAIAAWLAWGAWRAGGEAIDHLMDHEWPEERRDEFLAVLAKHPDIRGVHDLRTRTSGADDFVQFHMAVDPHLTIVEVHDLMDDVEARIARDFPDVEVLIHPDPKGLVDEQGPAAEELLPDRK; this comes from the coding sequence GTGAGTAGGGGATCGCTCACCCGTAGTGCGGCCTACGCGTCGATAGCAACGGCGCTGTTTCTGGTCGTACTGAAGCTGTGGGCGACATGGCGAACCGACTCCACCGCCATGCTTGGCAGCTTGGCGGACACCGCGTTGGACTTGGTGGCAAGCGTCGCGACCTTGATCGGTGTTTGGATTGCCGCGCAGCCGGCCGATCACAACCATCGCTTCGGACATGGAAAGGCGGAAGCGCTCGCCGCGGTGTTTCAGGTCATGCTGATAACGCTTTCAGCGGGCGGCATTGCATTGCGCGCGATTACTCGCTTGATCGAAGGGGGTGAAACTGCGGCAGCTGAAGAAGGCATTGCCGTGTCAGTGATTGCCATACTGGCGACGTTCGCTCTGCTTGCCTGGCAGCGTCACGTCATCCGCAAAACCGCGTCTTTGGCGATCAAGACCGATCATTTGCATTATCAGTCCGACCTTTTGCTCAATTTGGCGGTAATCGCTGCTCTGGTGCTTGACCAATATGCCGGATTTGGTGCCGCTGACCCCTTAATGGGTCTTGCTATCGCGGCATGGCTCGCGTGGGGTGCATGGCGCGCCGGGGGCGAGGCGATCGACCATTTGATGGACCATGAATGGCCCGAGGAACGGCGCGATGAATTCCTTGCCGTTTTGGCCAAACATCCTGATATCCGCGGTGTCCACGACCTACGGACGCGCACTAGCGGCGCGGATGATTTTGTGCAGTTTCATATGGCAGTCGACCCGCATCTTACCATCGTTGAGGTCCATGACCTGATGGATGATGTGGAAGCGCGAATTGCGCGGGACTTTCCCGATGTCGAAGTGCTGATTCACCCTGACCCCAAGGGGCTGGTCGATGAGCAGGGCCCCGCCGCTGAAGAGCTACTGCCGGACCGCAAATGA
- a CDS encoding DnaJ C-terminal domain-containing protein: protein MADPYSTLGVARSASEAEIKSAYRKLAKELHPDRNKDKPNAAERFSDVTKAYDLLSDKEKRAQFDRGEIDADGNPANPFAGMGGGFGRGGGYSGGGGQQGFRPEDFQGFGGEGLDLGDLFDGLFGGGGGQRRTSGMGGGSGFGSQRRPPPQKGADVRYRLAVPFVSAATREDQRITLADGKTISVKLPLGVEDGTQMRLKGKGKPGPGGNGDGLVIVEVGPHPFYRRDGDNIRMDLPITLDEALLGAKVKCPTPDGPVMLTIKPGTNGGTVMRLAGKGWSKKSGGRGDQLVTLEIQMPEDVDELAKRLEGWKDTGNPRAKLGM from the coding sequence ATGGCTGATCCCTATTCCACCCTCGGCGTGGCGCGCTCTGCTTCCGAAGCAGAGATCAAGAGCGCGTACCGCAAGCTCGCCAAGGAACTGCATCCTGATCGCAACAAAGACAAGCCCAACGCCGCCGAACGTTTTTCGGATGTGACCAAGGCCTATGACCTTTTGTCGGACAAGGAAAAGCGCGCGCAATTTGACCGAGGCGAAATCGATGCCGATGGCAATCCAGCCAACCCATTTGCAGGAATGGGTGGCGGCTTCGGCAGAGGAGGAGGCTACAGCGGAGGCGGCGGTCAGCAGGGCTTTCGCCCCGAAGACTTTCAGGGATTTGGCGGCGAGGGGCTGGATCTTGGCGATCTGTTCGATGGGCTGTTCGGCGGAGGTGGCGGCCAGCGCCGGACATCGGGAATGGGTGGGGGCAGCGGATTCGGCAGTCAGCGGCGCCCTCCTCCGCAGAAAGGCGCAGACGTCCGATACAGGCTTGCCGTACCGTTCGTGAGCGCAGCCACGCGTGAGGACCAACGCATAACGCTGGCAGACGGCAAGACGATCAGTGTCAAATTGCCCCTAGGCGTAGAAGATGGCACGCAAATGCGCCTGAAAGGCAAAGGGAAACCCGGTCCCGGCGGCAATGGTGATGGCCTGGTCATTGTCGAAGTTGGCCCGCATCCATTCTACAGGCGCGACGGTGACAATATCCGTATGGACCTGCCCATCACGCTCGACGAAGCGTTGCTTGGAGCGAAGGTCAAATGCCCCACCCCCGATGGTCCAGTTATGCTGACCATCAAGCCAGGGACCAATGGCGGCACGGTGATGCGGCTCGCGGGTAAGGGCTGGAGCAAAAAGAGCGGAGGCCGGGGAGACCAGCTGGTCACGCTTGAGATTCAGATGCCCGAGGATGTGGATGAGCTGGCCAAGCGCCTCGAGGGCTGGAAAGACACCGGCAATCCGCGCGCCAAACTGGGCATGTAA
- a CDS encoding PhzF family phenazine biosynthesis protein, translating into MIERDTIAFIDAFAGEDARGNLAAVVELDAFPDDGELQAQAAVIGAPATAFLRGRATQDAFDVRWFSPEQEILLCGHGALAAGHVALSQTHAQSVNLHTASGKVLGISNSGPDPSYELSLPALPSQPHEWPELIAALGAEPRELRWNPAGYALAIYDRPEQVAGLKPDMSGLENQGKVQITASAAGSLHGRESDITSRVFSGTGREDAATGSAHAVLTPYWSQRLGTPQLRAFQASARGGVFVCRMTADQVVLSGRCREAPDAI; encoded by the coding sequence ATGATCGAGCGCGACACGATCGCTTTCATCGATGCCTTTGCGGGCGAGGATGCGCGGGGGAACCTAGCAGCTGTTGTCGAGCTGGACGCTTTTCCTGATGATGGGGAGCTGCAGGCCCAGGCGGCTGTGATCGGCGCCCCGGCAACGGCTTTTCTGCGTGGACGGGCTACGCAAGACGCGTTCGATGTGCGCTGGTTCAGTCCGGAACAGGAGATCCTCCTGTGCGGCCATGGTGCATTGGCCGCAGGACATGTGGCGTTGTCGCAAACGCATGCCCAGAGCGTGAACCTGCATACGGCATCCGGCAAAGTGCTGGGCATTTCGAACAGCGGGCCAGACCCCTCTTATGAGCTGTCATTGCCCGCCCTGCCGAGCCAACCGCACGAATGGCCAGAGCTTATCGCTGCGTTAGGCGCAGAGCCGCGCGAGCTGCGCTGGAATCCAGCAGGCTATGCATTGGCTATCTATGATCGGCCTGAGCAGGTTGCGGGGTTGAAGCCGGACATGAGTGGTCTGGAAAATCAAGGCAAAGTGCAAATTACAGCCAGCGCGGCGGGATCCCTGCACGGCAGGGAATCTGACATCACAAGCCGCGTTTTTTCAGGCACCGGGCGCGAGGATGCAGCAACCGGGTCTGCCCACGCAGTGCTGACACCATATTGGTCGCAAAGACTTGGCACGCCGCAACTTCGCGCCTTTCAGGCGAGCGCGCGAGGCGGTGTATTTGTTTGCCGGATGACAGCCGACCAAGTGGTGCTGAGCGGCCGGTGTAGGGAAGCCCCTGATGCTATCTGA
- the pdxH gene encoding pyridoxamine 5'-phosphate oxidase: MSKLEDSEIPQTDPFELFEAWFEEAKESEPNDPNAMALATATPEGAPSVRMVLLKGHGPEGFTFYTNAQSRKGGEIRANMQASLLFHWKSLRRQIRIEGPLTEVSSEMADAYFHSRPFVSQVGSAASDQSRPLDTRATYVRRVEDMEAVCKQAGEVPRPPHWTGFTLNPKCIEFWLDRPNRLHDRRQFTRTEDGGWTNTLLFP, from the coding sequence ATGAGCAAGCTTGAAGACAGCGAGATCCCGCAGACTGACCCTTTCGAACTATTCGAAGCGTGGTTTGAGGAAGCGAAAGAGTCGGAACCCAACGATCCCAACGCCATGGCGCTTGCAACGGCGACGCCAGAGGGCGCGCCGTCGGTTCGCATGGTGCTGTTGAAAGGGCACGGGCCGGAGGGATTTACCTTCTATACCAATGCGCAAAGTCGGAAGGGCGGGGAAATTCGCGCCAATATGCAGGCTTCGCTGCTGTTTCACTGGAAGAGCCTGCGCCGCCAGATCCGCATCGAAGGGCCCCTGACAGAAGTCTCAAGCGAAATGGCCGACGCCTATTTCCATTCGCGCCCTTTCGTGAGCCAGGTGGGCTCTGCTGCAAGCGATCAATCGCGTCCGCTTGATACCAGAGCGACCTATGTAAGACGCGTCGAGGATATGGAGGCCGTGTGCAAGCAAGCGGGCGAAGTGCCGCGACCGCCGCACTGGACCGGTTTTACGCTCAATCCAAAGTGCATCGAATTCTGGCTTGATCGGCCCAATCGCCTGCATGACCGGCGGCAGTTCACCCGCACTGAAGACGGCGGCTGGACCAACACATTGCTGTTCCCGTGA